ACCCACAGACCTGACACGTACGTGTAAGCGTGGCTGCGAACATCCCTCGACCCTCTACGGAGATCCTgcagataaaacaaaaatgtgtttgcTTTCAGGTTTTGCCAGTTTCCACAAGAAATTGTTCTTCAAATGGTGGAGAGATGTCGAATAAGAAAACTACAGTTGCTTGCTCATCAGTATATGATTTCCAGTAAAATCGAGTTCTACGTTAGTGAGAGCCTGCCTGAGTATTTCGCACCGTATCAAGCAGAGCGGTTTCGAAGGCTTGGGTAAGAATGCAATTTAACATGTACGGTGGGGACTCTTAGCCTAATTCCACCTCAAAGCAATTAAAAACTAAGGAGTCGCCCTTGCCCTTGGCGCTGTCTTACGTACTTGTGTGCGGGTGGAGAGCACACCCTTCCGAACACCGGCCTGGTGCTGAGCGTGCTTACTGGGCAGTGTTCCTGTCGGTCGTATTCAGGCCACTTTTCAGGGGCAGAGCTTATCTTAAGAGAACTATTTAGAACTTGACTTCTGGACTTTCTTCCCTAGGGTTTTTCGTTCCAAACCTAACAACTTTCCTTGAAACCTGCGGAGCTCAGTGGGCACCGAAGGCAGCGTATTTCCACATCAGCGTGATTCCAgagttgtgttttttctttcagctacGTCTCTCTCTGTGACAATGAAAAGACAGGTTGCAAAGCCCGGGAACTGAAATCGGTGTATGTGGATGCAGTAGGACAGTTTCTTAAGCTGATTTTTCACCAAAACCATATCAACAAGTACAATGTGTATAATCAGGTGAGACACATGGGCCCTCCCCTTGGTGACACCCCTACCCCGCCCCCTGCTTTGTGGCATCTGAGACTCCTCCTTTAAGGTGGTGTCTGTGGGAGAGTGCTAAGCTCCCTGGAGCTGCGTGCTCCGATTCGGAGCCACCGGCCACGTGCGGCTGTGCACGCTGGGAGCGTGGCTGGTCCAAGTGCATGGGCTGCATGTGTGACCCAGGCTCGGTTACACAAGGAGAGGAGGATGTTTTGGATACATTAGCTTTAAATATAGTGTTAAAatcaaaaaatcaattttaaatgtttcttttactgTGTCGACTAGACaacttaaaattacatatgtggcttgcattatattgggttggccaaaaagtttgttcgggttttcgAGGGAACACTGCATGGAAaaatccgaacgaactttttggccagcccattATTTTTGTTGGACAGCACTGTTCTCCATAAACCCCCTAAACGTTTACAAGGTAAATCCCCTGGTGGAAACTGAGAGTGCGGTTTCATGATGCATGCAGTCCAGAGTCTCtctagctccctccctccccttctgtttatttttttggcataAAGAATATTAGTGGAAATCAACTGTGTCCAAAGCAGTCTTGTTAATTAGCGCAGATATTTACAGCACTCCCTGCCCCCTCCAAGAGGAGTGCAAGCATTCCAGCAAGTCAGAGCTTTCTGCTGAGCAAGTGAGCTGAAGGAGAGTTCTGAGACAGAGTCGTGGTGCCTGGTCCGTATTTGACAGCAGAATTCTGAGccttttccctcctccaccccatctGTGTATTCACCAGTAATTCCTCAGTTTTCAGTTCAGCAACCGTGATTCTCAAGGAGGGGGGTACGCGAAGGCGGCTCCTCCCCGTCAAGTGAGAATCAGTGCCTTGGACAAACCAAGCTATGTTAACGTAGGTTTTCATTTCATTGTCTAATTTACCACGATCATGTAGATGTGACCCCATCCTTAACCTTGAGTGGATGGTTTGATATAAAGCTGGGTTAAAACTTTGGAGGTTTTTTAGCTGTATTGTTTTAACAtcctttaaacattaaaatacccTCTTGGTTCAGCATTAGAATATTaacttatataatttataaaagtcATTAATAATTCTATATTAGCCTGAGATTTTACAGCTAAAGCATTTTGCTGTACCTCATCCCGTTTTATGACAGTGTGGCTCAGAGTTTGTTATAAAGGGGTTAAGTCATGTCAGACATGTTATACTTAATTTCTGTTGATTAACTCTTTCTTAGGTTGCTTTGGTGGCAATAAATATCATTGGAGACCCTGCAGATTTCAGTGATGAAAGCAATATTGTAAGTTTGGGAAGTTTCATTCCTGAAGAGGGACATTTATTTCTAACAAGAGGGGATCGTTTATTTTTGTCACAAAAGTATCATCCTAAAAGTCCTCACAAAAGTATCTGGTGAACAGCTAGCAGACCATTTTCAGCAGCTGTTGTATTAAACTTTACTCCAGGGCACTAGGATCATTGAAGCTCCCTGACTGACACCTTTATGTCAAATCATCTctgttttatgttgttccttttctctctgagaTACTAAGCATAACTTTTTCCCCCAAAGACCTCTAGAGAGAAGCTGATTGATCATTATCTAGGGCACAACACAGAGGACCCAGCTCTCGAAGGAACTTGTTCTGGGTAagagccctgccccccacccccgaggcAATAAATTTCTGTAACTTTCCTTGGAATCATGAAAGTGCAAGTCAGCTCCAAAGAAAGGATCCTGGACCTGGGGGCCTCTACATTCAGTCTGGAGCCGAATAAGCCACTGATGGGATTGTCTTAAATACGCTGCAGATTAAGGTCACCGTTTTATTCAGCACATCTTTCACTGCCCTGCAGAGCTGACTTCGTTTCTTGCATGTTCTGGTATTACTAGCCAGTTCCTCGAATGCTTAGATGTTAGTACACAGTTGACATTTGCACATGACCTGTGGTGTATTTCCACGCTCACACGCACATGGCCAGAACTGCTGGCTCTTCCGTTTGCATCAAACATGGCGTCAGTTCTCTGTGCCGTTGCTCGGAGCCGCTGGGTGGTGCTGAGTATGGCTACTGGAGTGGAGGCCGTGCTTACAGTTTCGTGTATAAAAAGTCACGGCGCAGGGTGACCCATCGTCCCGCCTACACAAGCTCCGCTTCAGTCCTCAGCCCGGATCCTTCCCGCCTGCTGGAGTCCTCACCTTGCCAGGTGGGGGTGAGAAGCACGGGGGGAGCACTGACGGCAGGTACTTCCTTCAGCATCGTGGAGGTGCTGCCCCCGGCTCTGCCCTTGGTGAACAGGGACCACTAAGCTCACTTACCGGGTTTAGTATCGCCAAGAGTCCTCTGGGGAATTGTGGTTTCTGTTTAAATCAGTTCTTTATCAAGTTAGCCACGGGGGATGGTAAACTGCAGTTTCTTGTCCTGACTCACCCACCCCCGCCAGGGTTTTCCTGAAGGTAGAGGGAGGTCTTGAAAGGTTGTGGACAGTGCCCAAGGCTGAGTCCACAGGCGGTGCTGGAGCATCGTGGAAAGTGGGCGCTGCTGATGCCTGGGCATTGCAGCATCATTTCGTCCTTCGTAGGGTTTTTATACTGTAATGAAGTCTTGGCTTCGCCTCTGGAACTTCAGGGCAGAGTGAGTTAGACTTGAGCGTGTGGTGTGTATTTAGGTAAGAAGAGTCAACGGATCTTGGAAGCACAGAAACGTGCTCTTGTTCAGTCATCACTGAGATGAACGGAGCCGCTCACAGCCGCCGTGGCCATGTGCCCGCTGCTGTGCCCACAGCCGCCTGAGTCAAGGCCTGGGGAAAGGGGGTCCTGGCTGCCTTTGAAAGGTGATGTGGTCCCCTGTCCTGTTTGAGTATATTATTAACCAACCAAACTTGTATGACAAATCATCTCTTTAATGATACTTGCTGTGTGCAAGGACACCCAAGGCGAAGCTAACAGCAGGCGTCTTCCTGCCTCTGATGCAGCAGATTGGGAGGCTCTGGACCGTGTCCCCTAACGCTTCTGTCAAGTAGTTAGAACGGCGTCCTGGTTCTAAATGTCAGGCCCAGAAGAAAGCTTCTGGCCGGTTATAGAattgggaggaaagagggaggcgGTGCGTAATCCAAAACAGGTTATTCAGATCACGTTTAGGTCATTTATTCTGGGAAGGATTTCTCTGATCTCCTGCAGGACTGGGTGGTGATGTCATACGATCAGACACTTTGAGGTACAAGCCCAGTGGTAGCAGTTCTCCGTCTTTAATGCTCGTCACCATTACTGTGGCGTGAAATGCAACCCTGGACTCGGCCTGGGCCACCAAGCCAGCCTCTGCAGGGCTGGGGCCTGCTCATGGCtggctttggttttggttttcccACGTCTACAAATGATTCACATGCTCTGTCCTGTCCCTGCGCCCAGAGCAGAGCCCTGCACGGTCTGCACTCGGGATATCTGCTGAACGAGTGAATGAAcacactgaaggctcagatgccCCGTGTGCATATAATTCATGGTCAAGAGCATAAGCTGTGGGGTCAGCAAGACCTGCCTGCACTTGCTCTGTGACCTGAAGCCCGTTactgacttctctgagcctctgctttctCAGCAAGAAATGCTCCGGAACGGGTGTGGATGGGACCTTTCCAGACTTGTCTGTGTGTCTTCAGCACTGAGCACGGGGCCCACTCTCCCCCTGCAGCGTCACATAGACTGAAACTGGCTCTAAAGtaccctttcctttcctttaggaAGTCTGACTATATTTCCCCACTAGATGACTTGGCCTTTGACATGTACCAGGATCCGGAAGTGGCACAGATTATCCGCAGGTTAGATGAAAGGAAGCGCGAGGCGGCCCAGAGGGAGCGCTACGACGACGCCAAGACGCTCAAGCAGGCCATCGCCGACCTGCAGAAGGTACTGCCTGTGGGGAAGGCGGCGGCTCCGTGTCTAACTGCCCTGGTTCCTGCTCAGCAAACGGCAGGCCTCTGAAGGCTGCAGGGTTAGCGTGGGTTCAGGGGCATCAGCACATGAAGGACAGCAAGAGCACACACTCCTGCAGAGCCCTCCTCAGGGCCACGGCCGCAGGAAATGTAAGATGTTTAAACTCTCGTGAGCTCGCAGGTGGCGGTGGCCCGTTCCCTCCATCCCCCGTGCCGTTCCCCTCTCCCCCCGACACGGAGTTGGTCGCCCACACTGTCCTCAAAGCGTTACTTTAAAACCGTCTTTGCACCTCGCGTGAGTCGGTCCACATGCGAAGCCAAAGCCAACGCTGTGTGCTTCAGGTCGGGGAGCGGCTGGGCAGGTACGAGGTGGAGAAGCGCCGTGCCGTGGAGAAGGAGGACTACGACCTGGCCAAGGAGAAGAAACAGCAGATGGCGCGCTACCGCAGCCAGGTGTACGGGCGACTGCAGCTGCACGGGCTGGTGGACGCCGAGCTGGTGGGTGGCGGGGCCCGCAGCTGGGACCAGGGACCGGGAGAGCCGTCGCGGGGTCCACGAGGGTGGTTGCGTGTTCCACAAAACGGAAGACTTTGTCAGGCTCAGGCGACAGCGGCGACAGTGGGCCCGTGTCGTAGGCCTGGCCTTGACGCACTCTTGCAGGATTTGCAGAGGCGGAGACAGGGCAGGTCGGGTGGGAAGGCTTCCCGGTGGGCGACTGCATCTCCTGTTGGCAGCCCTGCCCACACAGCCCCCGGGAGTGGGGCGAGAGAGCACCACCCTGACAGCTCAGGCTGGGTGGGGGCGGGTCTCATGTCCGGAGCCCACGTTCCAGGCTGGGACGCAGGCCCGGCACCCAGAGGGCAGTGCAGGGAGTGCTGCCTCTGGCACTCGCTGCCAGACCCTGGGCTCCGTCCTCCGTCCAACTCTGTAGACTCAGACTCATTCCTtggcctctttgtgcctcagtttccccaccccaTCCACAGGGGTGAGAACAGGGAGCCTCGGGTGCAGTCGTCTGCCTGGAGCACTTGCTCCTGGCCCAGCACGTGGCCACCACTGAGTCCGTTGCACTCGTTCAGGTGACACGAAGTAGCCTGCTTTGCAGACACGGAGTGACCAGCACAGGCCTCTCGGGTCCAGCCGGGtgctccctgcctgcctgtggCCTCTCCACCACAGCACCCCGTGCACAGGTGCTCATGGCCACTCTGGTGTTTTGGTACAGGTGTCACTTGAGTGGTCCACACAGTAACCATCCAGAGACAGTCGGGGGCAGTGACATGGCTATGGGACCTCATCAGTGTGGGTTCCCCCTCTGCCTTCCCAAACTAGCGCTCCCCTGGGGGAACAAGGGGTGTGTCTGGTGGGGCAGTGACACTGGGGATTGAATGGCCCGTTTCTCCCCAGATACGAAGGCCTCTGGACttgcccctccagcccctggtccGTTCCAACAGCCCTCGCCACCAGCAgcctgcgctctcactgccacagCCAGAAGAAAGGGGGACAGAAAACCAGTTTGCAGACCGTTTCCTTCAGGAGAAGCCTTCATCGCATCCCCTGGACATTTCTCCTCAGCATTGCGTGGTGGACTGGTCACCCCCCGCCGCAGGTCTTCCTCCCAAGGCCCATGTAGGTAACTCATGTTCACGCTGTGGACAGTTTATTCCACATGTATGTAGTGGGGACCCGCATCATGCCAGGTGCTTTCCCGGGGCAAGGGATGTATCAGGGTACAAAACAGTGACAGCCTTACCCGCGCTGCGTCAAGAAGAGGGGCAAAAAAGCTGTGGCCGGAACATCGGCCAATGCCTGAGACACACTTcatcctctgagcctctgtttttctctttgcaaagATGTACAGACGTCTTCTTAAAGGGTGGTTtccaggattaaatgagacaatattcGTCAGGTTCCTACCCTGGCCTGACCTTAGTAGAGCCTCGGTACAAGTCGTATCCAGTTACCGTACCTGTTAGAACCTCCTGTGTGGCAGGGGACAGAAAACCTGGTTCAAACTGGGGGTTATTGGCATTTATAACTGGGAATTTTAAGAGGTCATGTgggttccagggttggtttgatTTCTGTCTTGCGAGTCTGTTTCCTGTGGTTCTGAGACGCCCTCTCAGAAGGCCGGGCTCGTCACGTGGCCTCAGCTTCAGGTCTGTACGCTGTGCCATCTGGGGGAGAGCGTGCGTCCCATTCTAAGCAGAGTCCCCGGGTTAACCCTGCTTAGATCGGCCTCAGTCACCTGCCACCTGAGGAGCAGTGACGAGGACCAGAGGGGGCAAAGGTGCCAACTGGCCTGTGGGGGCCTCCCTGGAGCCCCTGCCGGGCATGGCCACGTGGCCAGTAGACCCTGGGGAGGATGGCAGCCAGAGACCCACAGCTGCCACACGGCCCCCACGCCCTCGTGCCGCTGGCTCTCCCAGGGCGTGTCTGTGAGCATTgccatcctccctctccctccagtgATATCTTGTCTGTAAATTAATCATTATGTTTCACACTTCAATCTAAAAGTActctaatttctccttttttagtACCTcaatgtgttttgttttacaagtgtgagcacattttaaaagatgagaagcTAAATCTCACATGTGTTGTACACCCAGTTAAGACCTCAGCAAGTATTAAGTATGAACAAACGGTCCTCCTTGTCTGTCCAGTGTCACCGTGACGCCTTCCTCAGAAAGTGACTCTGGAATCGCTCTTTCTGTCCTCAGTTACCTGGAAGTCTGTGACGTGTGTACTTGTTTAATGTATATCTGTCTCCCCCTGAGAACGATGCCTCCGAGGGCGGGGAGTCTGTCTTCCCATCGCTCTACGTGGGTCGCCAAGAACAGAGCCCGGGAAGTGTCTGCTGCAGGGTGTAGACAAAGGTGGATAAGGGTCTGGAGCTTTGGCTGCCTGTGGTACTTCAAGGCTGCTGGGCACTGGATGCGTTTAAAATGAGGCTTGAGAGTTGTTTCtcagaaataaactaaaaatgccAAGGGTCTTGCCAGAAAAAAACTGTAATGACTTTTACTGTAGTGACCTACTGTCAGCTGAACTGAAATCACTAGTTGTAAATAGTAATCGCGGCAGAATCTACATTGCTTGTTTATTAGGTCTGTAGTAAGTTTAGAAGGGAATAAAACCCCtgatctaattttttttcaattacacCCTATGGTATAAATTATTCTAACTTGACGAGACTGATATTTAGCAAAATACCATCATTCTGACCAGGTAAGTCCCAAGCAGTCAGCCCATGGGTGTAGATGGGGGGTCAGTGTGTGGGGAGGATCCTGCACCGAGCCCGGCAGCCGCCCTGTCCTCCCGCAGCTCGAGTCCCTGCCCTACGATGAGCGGCCCCTTCCCGCGACCCGCAAGCAGCCTGGGGCAGTGGCCACGGAGCCAGAGACGAGGGACACGGACAGCAGCGAGCCTCCCAGAGCGGGCACCGTGGGCGAGCCTGAGCCTCTAACAGAGAAGGCCTTGCGCGAAGCCAGCTCCGCCGTGGACGTGCTGGGAGAGGCCTTGGTAAGAACAGAAGCTCGTATAAACAGCCTGCAAACAACGGGCAGGGGCGGGCGGCTCCACAGGGCTCCCAGGCTTGCTGGTCCCGATGCTGCAACTGCCCTTTGTCCTCACTGTTCAATGGAAAAGTCTTTTGATAGTTACTCCTTACGTGAAGCAGCACAAGCGTAAGCTAGAATTTCAGATTTCATGACAAGTATCCATTTCAGCCTGGGCCTGATTTGTGGTGTTGACAGGGCTGGGGTCCAACACCAGCTCCCGCCTGAGAGCACCGCCAGCTCCAGGGAAGAGGACAGCAGAGCAAACAAAACATGAGCGTGTCACCAGCCTCAAAAGATTCTCGTGCTGGAACTTTTAATACGTTCCATGTTTTAACATAAACTTAAATTTTCCACGTTAGGAGGAGTATTTCTCCAAATA
The sequence above is drawn from the Tursiops truncatus isolate mTurTru1 chromosome 1, mTurTru1.mat.Y, whole genome shotgun sequence genome and encodes:
- the CEP104 gene encoding centrosomal protein of 104 kDa isoform X6 translates to MPHKIGFVVVSSSGHEDGFSARELMIHAPTVSGWRSPRFCQFPQEIVLQMVERCRIRKLQLLAHQYMISSKIEFYVSESLPEYFAPYQAERFRRLGYVSLCDNEKTGCKARELKSVYVDAVGQFLKLIFHQNHINKYNVYNQVALVAINIIGDPADFSDESNITSREKLIDHYLGHNTEDPALEGTCSGKSDYISPLDDLAFDMYQDPEVAQIIRRLDERKREAAQRERYDDAKTLKQAIADLQKVGERLGRYEVEKRRAVEKEDYDLAKEKKQQMARYRSQVYGRLQLHGLVDAELIRRPLDLPLQPLVRSNSPRHQQPALSLPQPEERGTENQFADRFLQEKPSSHPLDISPQHCVVDWSPPAAGLPPKAHLESLPYDERPLPATRKQPGAVATEPETRDTDSSEPPRAGTVGEPEPLTEKALREASSAVDVLGEALVAGAYSKTWSHREDALLALYKQLMDAPAATPKEDLKSTLRAAVFLIRRAVRDIVTPVFQASLKLLKMLITQYIPKHKLGKLETTHCVERTIPVLLTRTGDSSARLRVIASNFIQEMALFKEVKSLQLIPSYLVQPLKANSSAHLAMSQMALLARLLRDLGTEGMGFTVDSVMRFAVRALEHREHKVRDSAVGMILDLYAQHRALVLECLPPEESATRRSVLYKTLFEGFATIDGRPTDAEIRAQKRAATEEAEKRKKEEIKALQGQSATLKEMQAEVQEKESEAAKAESQVYAFFVGRGATPSQKKAWISITGSTVLC